One genomic segment of Pseudomonas fortuita includes these proteins:
- a CDS encoding ABC transporter permease, which produces MNIDLHGFGPAMMAGTLMTVKLALCALLLGLVLGLLGALAKTSPLKPLQWLGGFYSTLVRGVPELLWVLLIYFGTVGLMNSLGEALNMPGLELSAFAAGVIALGLCFGAYATEVFRGAILAIPKGHREAGLALGLSKGRILSRIILPQMWRIALPGLGNLFMILMKDTALVSVIGLEEIMRHSQIGVTVTKEPFTFYMVAACIYLGLTVIAMTGMYFMEKRAARGFARAE; this is translated from the coding sequence ATGAATATCGACCTGCACGGATTCGGTCCGGCCATGATGGCCGGCACCTTGATGACCGTAAAACTGGCGCTTTGCGCCTTGCTGCTGGGGCTGGTGCTGGGCCTGCTCGGCGCCCTGGCCAAAACCTCACCGCTCAAGCCCCTGCAATGGCTTGGCGGCTTCTACTCGACCCTGGTTCGTGGCGTGCCCGAACTGCTGTGGGTACTGCTTATCTATTTCGGTACCGTCGGGCTGATGAACAGCCTCGGCGAAGCCCTGAACATGCCGGGCCTGGAGCTTAGCGCCTTCGCGGCGGGTGTAATCGCCCTGGGCCTGTGCTTTGGCGCCTACGCCACCGAAGTGTTCCGTGGCGCCATCCTGGCGATCCCCAAGGGCCACCGTGAAGCGGGCCTGGCGCTGGGCCTGTCCAAGGGCCGCATCTTGTCGCGGATCATCCTGCCGCAGATGTGGCGTATCGCCCTGCCCGGCCTTGGCAACCTGTTCATGATCCTGATGAAAGACACCGCGCTGGTGTCGGTAATCGGCCTGGAAGAAATCATGCGTCACTCGCAAATTGGCGTGACCGTGACCAAGGAGCCCTTCACCTTCTACATGGTCGCAGCCTGCATCTACCTGGGCCTGACCGTCATTGCCATGACCGGCATGTACTTCATGGAAAAACGCGCCGCTCGCGGCTTTGCGAGGGCTGAATAA
- a CDS encoding ABC transporter substrate-binding protein has product MHTYKKFLLAAAATLVMSANAMAAEKLRMGIEAAYPPFNNKDASGNVVGFDKDIGDALCAKMKVECSVVTSDWDGIIPALNAKKFDFLVSSLSITDERKQAVDFTEPYYSNKLQFIAPKNVDFKTDKESLKGKVIGTQRATLAGTYLEDNFKGVDVKLYDTQENAYLDLVSGRIDGILADKYVQYEWLKSKDGSNFEFKGEPVMDSDKIGIAVRKGDTKLRDELNKALAEIKADGTYKKINDKYFPFSIE; this is encoded by the coding sequence ATGCACACATACAAGAAGTTTCTCCTGGCAGCTGCTGCCACGCTGGTGATGTCGGCAAACGCCATGGCCGCAGAAAAACTGCGCATGGGCATCGAAGCCGCCTACCCACCGTTCAACAACAAGGATGCCAGCGGTAACGTGGTTGGTTTCGACAAAGACATCGGCGACGCCCTGTGCGCCAAGATGAAAGTCGAATGCTCGGTCGTCACCTCCGACTGGGACGGCATCATCCCGGCCCTGAACGCCAAGAAGTTCGACTTCCTGGTGTCGTCGCTGTCGATCACCGACGAGCGCAAGCAGGCGGTGGACTTCACCGAGCCGTACTACTCCAACAAGCTGCAGTTCATCGCGCCGAAAAACGTCGACTTCAAGACTGACAAAGAGTCGCTGAAGGGCAAGGTCATCGGCACCCAGCGTGCAACCCTGGCCGGCACTTACCTCGAAGACAACTTCAAGGGCGTGGACGTGAAGCTGTACGACACCCAGGAAAACGCCTACCTGGACCTGGTGTCCGGCCGCATCGACGGCATCCTGGCCGACAAGTACGTGCAGTACGAGTGGCTGAAAAGCAAAGACGGCTCCAACTTCGAGTTCAAGGGCGAGCCGGTGATGGACAGCGACAAGATCGGCATTGCCGTGCGCAAAGGTGACACCAAGCTGCGCGACGAGCTGAACAAAGCCCTGGCAGAAATCAAGGCCGACGGCACGTACAAGAAGATCAACGACAAGTACTTCCCGTTCAGCATCGAATGA
- a CDS encoding ABC transporter ATP-binding protein yields the protein MAQATPALEIRNLHKRYGEQEILKGISLTARDGDVISILGSSGSGKSTLLRCINLLENPHQGEILVAGEALKLKAAKNGDLVAADNRQINRLRSEIGFVFQNFNLWPHMSILDNIIEAPRRVLGQSKAEAIEAAEALLNKVGIYDKRHSYPAQLSGGQQQRAAIARTLAMKPKVILFDEPTSALDPEMVQEVLNVIRALAEEGRTMLLVTHEMSFARHVSSEVVFLHQGLVEEQGSPQQVFENPNSARCKQFMSSHR from the coding sequence ATGGCTCAGGCCACGCCCGCGCTGGAAATCCGCAATCTGCACAAACGCTACGGCGAGCAGGAAATTCTCAAGGGCATTTCGCTGACCGCGCGCGACGGTGACGTGATCTCCATCCTGGGGTCGTCAGGCTCCGGCAAGTCCACCCTGCTGCGTTGCATCAACCTGCTCGAGAACCCGCACCAGGGCGAAATCCTGGTTGCTGGCGAAGCCCTCAAGCTCAAGGCAGCCAAAAACGGCGACCTGGTCGCTGCCGACAACCGCCAGATCAACCGCCTGCGCAGCGAAATCGGCTTTGTCTTCCAGAACTTCAACCTGTGGCCGCACATGTCGATCCTCGACAACATCATCGAGGCGCCACGCCGCGTGCTCGGCCAGAGCAAGGCCGAGGCCATCGAAGCCGCCGAAGCTTTGCTGAACAAGGTGGGCATCTACGACAAACGCCACAGCTACCCCGCCCAGCTTTCCGGTGGCCAGCAACAGCGTGCCGCCATTGCCCGTACCCTGGCCATGAAGCCTAAAGTGATCCTGTTCGACGAGCCCACTTCGGCCCTCGATCCGGAAATGGTCCAGGAAGTGCTTAACGTTATCCGCGCATTGGCCGAAGAAGGCCGTACCATGCTGTTGGTAACGCACGAGATGAGCTTTGCCCGCCATGTGTCCAGTGAAGTCGTCTTCCTGCACCAGGGCCTGGTCGAAGAGCAGGGATCGCCGCAGCAGGTCTTCGAGAACCCGAACTCGGCGCGTTGCAAGCAATTCATGTCAAGCCACCGCTAA
- the gabP gene encoding GABA permease translates to MSGNNSNDLAQGLKQRHVTMLSIAGVIGAGLFVGSGHAIAAAGPAVLLAYAAAGTLVVLVMRMLGEMAVASPDTGSFSTYADRAIGRWAGFTIGWLYWWFWVLVIPLEANAAAAILHAWFPAVDLWAFSLIITLALTLTNLCSVKNYGEFEFWFALLKVLAIIGFIAVGCAAMFGFVPSSQVSGASHLFDTQGFMPNGLGAVLAAMLTTMFSFMGTEIVTIAAAESKDPGKQISRATNSVIWRICLFYLVSIFLVVALVPWNDPALAETGSYQTVLSRIGVPNAKLIVDIVVLIAVTSCLNSALYTSSRMLFSLSKRGDAPAIAQRTTKAATPHVAVLLSTAAAFLCVFANFVAPAQVFEFLLASSGAIALLVYLVIAVSQLRMRGQREARGEKITFKMWLFPGLTWATIAFIVAILVVMALREDHRAEIIATALLSIGVVAAGLLVHRKREAAGRVALDN, encoded by the coding sequence ATGAGCGGTAACAATTCCAATGACCTCGCTCAGGGGCTCAAACAACGGCATGTGACCATGCTGTCCATCGCTGGTGTCATCGGTGCCGGCCTGTTCGTAGGCTCCGGCCACGCCATCGCAGCTGCCGGCCCGGCCGTGCTGCTGGCTTATGCCGCCGCCGGTACGCTGGTCGTGCTGGTGATGCGCATGTTGGGTGAAATGGCGGTCGCCTCACCTGACACCGGTTCGTTCTCTACCTATGCCGACCGCGCCATCGGGCGCTGGGCCGGTTTTACCATTGGCTGGCTGTACTGGTGGTTCTGGGTGCTGGTGATTCCGCTGGAGGCCAACGCTGCCGCGGCCATTCTGCATGCCTGGTTCCCTGCGGTGGATCTGTGGGCGTTCTCCCTCATCATTACCCTGGCGCTGACCCTGACCAACCTGTGCAGTGTGAAGAACTACGGTGAGTTCGAGTTCTGGTTCGCCCTGCTCAAGGTGCTGGCGATCATCGGTTTCATCGCCGTGGGCTGTGCGGCCATGTTCGGCTTTGTGCCGAGCAGCCAGGTGAGCGGTGCCAGCCACCTGTTCGATACCCAAGGCTTCATGCCTAACGGCCTGGGCGCAGTGCTGGCAGCGATGCTGACTACCATGTTCTCGTTCATGGGTACCGAAATCGTCACCATTGCTGCTGCCGAGTCGAAGGACCCGGGCAAGCAGATCAGCCGCGCCACCAACTCGGTCATCTGGCGTATCTGCCTGTTCTACCTGGTGTCGATCTTCCTGGTCGTTGCCCTGGTGCCGTGGAACGACCCGGCCCTGGCCGAAACCGGTTCCTACCAGACTGTGCTGAGCCGCATCGGCGTGCCGAATGCCAAGCTGATCGTCGACATCGTCGTGCTGATCGCCGTGACCAGCTGCCTGAACTCGGCGCTGTATACCTCTTCGCGCATGCTGTTCTCGCTGAGCAAGCGTGGCGACGCCCCGGCGATCGCCCAGCGCACCACCAAGGCGGCAACCCCGCATGTGGCGGTTTTGCTGTCCACTGCAGCGGCTTTCCTTTGCGTGTTCGCCAACTTCGTGGCCCCGGCCCAGGTGTTCGAATTCCTGCTGGCCAGCTCTGGCGCCATTGCCTTGCTGGTGTACCTGGTGATTGCCGTGTCGCAACTGCGCATGCGCGGCCAGCGTGAGGCCCGTGGCGAGAAGATCACCTTCAAGATGTGGCTGTTCCCGGGCCTGACCTGGGCGACCATTGCCTTCATCGTCGCCATTCTGGTGGTCATGGCGCTGCGTGAGGATCACCGTGCGGAGATCATCGCGACTGCGTTGCTGAGCATTGGTGTGGTAGCGGCTGGATTGCTGGTACACCGCAAGCGCGAAGCTGCCGGGCGGGTGGCGCTGGATAACTGA
- the ppk2 gene encoding polyphosphate kinase 2, whose protein sequence is MSEESPLLLPAPSEPAVTPIRTRRPRQRKPEPAITRISQQPAALEVATAPKGSNEDSTSAHLPASYPYRTRLRRQDYEKAKHALQIELLKVQSWVKETGQRVVILFEGRDAAGKGGTIKRFMEHLNPRGARIVALEKPSEQEQGQWYFQRYIQHLPTAGEMVFFDRSWYNRAGVEKVMEFCTPLQYLEFMRQTPDLERMLCNSGILLFKYWFSVNREEQLRRFISRRDDPLKHWKLSPIDIKSLDKWEDYTAAKEAMFFHTDTADAPWTVIKSDDKKRARINCIRHFLHSLDYPGKDHSVAHAPDALLVGKAARGFEEDELVAQPA, encoded by the coding sequence ATGAGCGAAGAATCCCCCCTCCTGCTCCCCGCCCCCAGCGAACCTGCCGTTACCCCAATCCGCACGCGCCGCCCACGCCAGCGCAAGCCGGAACCGGCGATCACCCGTATCAGCCAGCAACCCGCTGCACTGGAAGTTGCCACCGCCCCGAAGGGCAGCAACGAAGACAGCACCTCGGCCCACCTGCCGGCCAGCTACCCCTACCGCACACGCCTGCGACGCCAGGACTACGAAAAGGCCAAGCACGCGCTGCAGATCGAGCTGTTGAAGGTACAAAGCTGGGTGAAGGAAACCGGCCAGCGTGTGGTGATCCTGTTCGAGGGGCGCGATGCCGCAGGCAAGGGCGGCACCATCAAGCGCTTCATGGAGCACCTCAACCCACGTGGCGCACGCATCGTCGCACTGGAGAAGCCGTCCGAGCAGGAACAGGGCCAGTGGTATTTCCAGCGCTACATCCAGCACCTGCCCACAGCGGGTGAAATGGTGTTCTTCGACCGCTCCTGGTACAACCGCGCGGGCGTCGAGAAGGTGATGGAGTTCTGCACACCGCTGCAGTACCTGGAGTTCATGCGCCAGACACCGGACCTGGAGCGAATGCTGTGCAACAGCGGCATCCTGCTGTTCAAGTACTGGTTTTCGGTGAACCGCGAAGAGCAACTGCGACGCTTCATTTCACGCCGGGACGACCCGCTCAAACACTGGAAGCTGTCACCCATCGACATCAAGTCGCTGGACAAGTGGGAAGACTACACCGCGGCCAAGGAAGCGATGTTCTTCCACACCGACACCGCCGATGCGCCGTGGACGGTGATCAAGTCCGATGACAAGAAGCGCGCGCGGATCAACTGCATCCGCCACTTCCTGCATTCGCTGGACTACCCGGGCAAGGACCACAGCGTGGCCCACGCCCCGGATGCGCTGCTGGTCGGCAAGGCCGCTCGCGGCTTCGAAGAAGACGAGCTGGTCGCCCAACCAGCCTGA
- a CDS encoding oxidative damage protection protein — protein MTRTVMCRKYKEELPGLERPPYPGAKGQDIFEHISQQAWADWQKHQTMLINEKRLNMMNAEDRKFLQAEMDKFFAGEEYAQAEGYVPPAE, from the coding sequence ATGACCCGCACCGTGATGTGCCGCAAATACAAAGAAGAATTGCCAGGCCTGGAGCGCCCGCCCTACCCCGGCGCCAAGGGCCAGGACATCTTCGAACACATCTCGCAGCAAGCCTGGGCCGACTGGCAGAAGCACCAGACCATGCTGATCAACGAAAAACGCCTGAACATGATGAATGCCGAGGACCGCAAATTCCTCCAGGCAGAGATGGACAAGTTTTTCGCCGGCGAAGAATACGCACAGGCGGAAGGCTACGTTCCACCGGCCGAATGA
- the mutY gene encoding A/G-specific adenine glycosylase, with amino-acid sequence MSPEQFSSAVLDWYDEHGRHDLPWQQGITPYRVWVSEIMLQQTQVSTVLNYFDRFMQALPTVQALAEAPEDEVLHLWTGLGYYTRARNLQKAAKIVVEQHGGEFPRSVEQLTELPGIGRSTAGAIASISMGIRAPILDGNVKRVLARYTAQAGYPGEPKVANQLWATAERFTPLQRANHYTQAMMDMGATLCTRSKPSCLICPLQRGCEAHLHGEETRYPEPKPRKALPQRSTLMPLLANHEGAILLYRRPSSGLWGGLWSLPELDDLAQLDDLAYQHGLRLAGSQAMEGLTHTFSHFQLAIEPWLVHVDLVGEHVAEADWLWYNLATPPRLGLAAPVKKLLERAADELIAGDAR; translated from the coding sequence ATGAGCCCCGAGCAGTTCTCCAGCGCTGTGCTGGACTGGTACGACGAGCACGGCCGGCACGACCTGCCCTGGCAACAGGGCATCACCCCGTACCGGGTGTGGGTGTCGGAAATCATGCTGCAGCAGACCCAGGTCAGCACCGTGCTCAACTACTTCGACCGGTTCATGCAGGCCCTGCCGACCGTGCAGGCCCTGGCCGAAGCGCCGGAGGACGAAGTGCTGCACCTGTGGACGGGGCTGGGCTACTACACCCGCGCACGCAACCTGCAAAAAGCGGCAAAGATCGTGGTCGAGCAACATGGCGGCGAATTCCCGCGCAGTGTCGAGCAGCTCACCGAGCTGCCCGGCATCGGCCGCTCCACCGCCGGCGCCATCGCCAGCATCAGCATGGGCATTCGCGCGCCGATCCTGGACGGTAACGTCAAGCGTGTGCTGGCGCGCTACACCGCCCAGGCCGGCTACCCAGGCGAGCCCAAGGTAGCCAACCAACTGTGGGCCACGGCCGAGCGTTTTACCCCGCTGCAACGCGCCAATCACTATACCCAGGCCATGATGGACATGGGCGCCACGCTGTGTACCCGCAGCAAGCCCAGTTGCCTGATCTGCCCATTGCAGCGCGGCTGCGAGGCACACCTGCACGGCGAAGAAACCCGCTACCCAGAGCCCAAACCGCGCAAGGCGCTGCCGCAACGGAGCACGCTGATGCCACTGCTGGCCAACCACGAAGGCGCCATCCTGCTTTATCGCCGCCCCTCCAGCGGGCTTTGGGGTGGTTTGTGGAGCCTGCCGGAGCTGGACGACCTCGCACAGCTCGACGACCTGGCCTATCAGCACGGCCTGCGCCTGGCAGGCAGCCAGGCCATGGAAGGCCTGACCCATACCTTCAGCCACTTCCAGCTGGCAATCGAGCCCTGGCTGGTGCACGTCGACTTGGTCGGCGAGCACGTGGCCGAGGCCGACTGGCTCTGGTATAACCTCGCCACCCCGCCGCGCCTGGGCCTTGCCGCCCCGGTGAAAAAACTGCTTGAACGCGCGGCCGACGAACTGATTGCAGGAGACGCCCGATGA
- a CDS encoding AsmA family protein, which yields MKAFGKILGLGLLGLLLIIVALGFALTHLFDPNDYKDEIRQLARDKAHVELTLNGDIGWSLFPWLGLELHDASIATLAKPKEPFADLQMLGLSVRVLPLLRREVQMSDVRVEGLNLTLARDEQGHGNWEDIGKPLPAQNGANAEAPAQASAEQKPATADSNDRAVKLDIDSLTVNNARVQYTDAKTGQSYSAESIQLSTGPVHEGANIPLKASAFLSASQPNIKARTELAGELRFDRKLKRYNFEDMRLSGETSGEPTGGKTVTFAAQGQLLVDLAANVASWSGLKVSANQLRALGELNVRDLDKAPQLSGGLSIAQFNLRTFLDSIGRPLPATNDPAAFAKLELVTRLQGTANSLALEDLAVKLDDSTFSGRVAVEDFAKQALRLQLKGDTFDADRYLPAKSEEAKGATAARQAEVKQQEASAVAGAGTTPLPNAPTQVAWSDDKLLPVDRLRALDLQADLAFGSLTLDKLPIKDAQLKAIGQGGLLTLQTLRGELYNGTFEAKGTVDVRPAVPQLGVNTNIQRVPVEHFIKAEGKDQVPPVKGLLTLTSDLTATGNSQKALVDTLNGSANFTINDGVLVNANLEQQLCQAIATLNRKTLSGEPRGKDTPFQELRGSLVVRNGVASNPDLKARIPGLTVNGHGDLDLRVLGMDYNVGVIVEGDQRAMPDPACQVNERYVGVEVPLRCRGPLELGAKACRLDQGGMGKVAAKLAGNRLKDKIDEKLEEKLGDKVSPELKDALKGLFKR from the coding sequence ATGAAAGCGTTCGGCAAAATCCTGGGGCTGGGGCTTCTCGGGTTGCTGCTGATCATCGTGGCGCTGGGCTTCGCCCTGACCCACCTCTTTGATCCCAACGACTACAAAGACGAGATTCGCCAGCTGGCACGGGACAAGGCTCACGTCGAGCTGACCCTCAACGGCGACATCGGCTGGAGCCTGTTCCCGTGGCTGGGCTTGGAGTTGCACGACGCAAGCATCGCCACGCTGGCCAAACCCAAGGAGCCGTTCGCCGACCTGCAGATGCTCGGCCTTTCCGTGCGCGTGCTGCCGTTACTGCGCCGCGAAGTGCAGATGAGCGACGTGCGCGTCGAAGGCCTGAACCTGACCCTGGCGCGCGACGAGCAGGGCCATGGCAACTGGGAAGACATCGGCAAACCGCTGCCTGCGCAGAACGGTGCAAACGCCGAGGCACCTGCCCAGGCATCTGCCGAGCAGAAGCCTGCGACAGCCGACAGCAACGACCGCGCCGTCAAGCTGGACATCGACAGCCTGACCGTGAACAACGCCCGCGTGCAATACACCGATGCCAAGACCGGCCAGAGCTACAGCGCCGAGAGCATCCAGTTGAGCACTGGCCCGGTTCATGAAGGTGCGAACATTCCACTCAAGGCCAGTGCCTTCCTCAGCGCCAGTCAGCCGAACATCAAGGCCCGCACCGAGCTGGCCGGCGAACTGCGCTTCGACCGCAAGCTCAAGCGCTACAACTTCGAAGACATGCGCCTGTCGGGCGAAACCTCGGGTGAGCCAACCGGCGGCAAGACCGTGACCTTCGCCGCCCAAGGCCAGCTGCTGGTCGACCTGGCCGCCAATGTCGCCTCGTGGAGCGGCCTGAAAGTCTCGGCCAACCAGCTGCGCGCCCTGGGCGAGCTGAACGTGCGTGACCTGGACAAGGCCCCACAGCTAAGCGGTGGCCTGTCCATCGCCCAGTTCAACCTGCGCACGTTCCTCGACAGCATTGGCCGCCCACTGCCGGCCACCAACGACCCGGCAGCCTTCGCCAAGCTGGAGCTGGTCACCCGCCTGCAAGGCACAGCAAACAGCCTGGCCCTGGAAGACCTGGCCGTGAAGCTGGACGACAGCACCTTCAGTGGGCGTGTGGCCGTGGAAGACTTCGCCAAGCAGGCCCTGCGCCTGCAGCTCAAGGGCGATACCTTCGACGCTGACCGCTACCTGCCAGCCAAGAGCGAAGAAGCCAAGGGCGCCACTGCCGCGCGCCAGGCCGAGGTCAAGCAGCAAGAAGCCAGCGCCGTGGCCGGTGCCGGCACCACACCGCTGCCCAACGCCCCGACTCAAGTAGCGTGGAGCGACGACAAGCTGCTGCCGGTCGACCGCCTGCGCGCCCTCGACCTGCAAGCCGACCTGGCCTTTGGCTCACTGACCCTGGACAAGCTGCCGATCAAAGACGCCCAGCTCAAGGCCATCGGCCAGGGCGGCCTGCTGACCCTGCAAACCCTGCGTGGCGAGCTGTACAACGGCACCTTCGAAGCCAAAGGCACAGTCGATGTGCGCCCTGCCGTACCGCAACTGGGTGTGAACACCAACATCCAGCGCGTGCCGGTTGAGCACTTCATCAAGGCCGAAGGCAAGGACCAGGTTCCACCGGTCAAAGGCCTGCTGACCCTGACCAGCGACCTGACCGCCACCGGCAACAGCCAGAAAGCCCTGGTCGACACCCTCAACGGCAGTGCCAACTTCACCATCAATGATGGTGTGCTGGTCAACGCCAACCTGGAACAGCAGCTGTGCCAGGCCATCGCCACGCTCAACCGCAAGACCCTGAGCGGCGAGCCACGCGGCAAAGACACCCCATTCCAGGAACTGCGCGGCAGCCTGGTGGTGCGCAATGGCGTTGCCAGCAACCCGGACCTCAAGGCGCGAATTCCGGGCCTGACCGTCAACGGCCATGGCGACCTCGACCTGCGCGTGCTGGGCATGGACTACAACGTCGGTGTAATTGTCGAAGGCGATCAGCGCGCCATGCCGGACCCGGCCTGCCAGGTCAACGAACGCTATGTGGGCGTTGAAGTGCCCCTGCGCTGCCGTGGCCCGCTGGAGCTAGGCGCCAAGGCCTGCCGCCTGGACCAGGGCGGCATGGGCAAGGTTGCCGCCAAGCTGGCCGGCAACCGCCTCAAAGACAAGATTGATGAAAAGCTCGAAGAGAAACTTGGAGACAAAGTGAGCCCGGAATTAAAAGACGCACTCAAGGGGCTGTTCAAGCGATGA
- a CDS encoding OFA family MFS transporter gives MTSTVAAGASASVPGFLSKERIIARPGFNRWLVPPAALAIHLCIGMAYGFSVFWLPLSQALGITAPVACAADMSFMARMFSAECDWPISMLSWIYTLFFVFLGCSAAVLGGWLEHAGPRKAGLVSALCWCGGMLISAIGVKTHQLWLMWLGSGVIGGIGLGLGYISPVSTLIKWFPDKRGMATGMAIMGFGGGAMVGAPLATALMGHFGNEHEVGVWQSFVAMAAIYFVFMTAGALAYRVPPTGWKPEGWTAPAKKAGNTMVTDRHVHVSVAWKTPQFALIWLVLCLNVSAGIGILGMASPLLQEVFAGKLLGNELTFSQLNAAQLAQIAAIAAGFTGLLSLFNIGGRFFWASFSDYIGRKNTYFAFFALGVGLYSLVPNMGHLGNVALFVAAFCIILSMYGGGFATVPAYLADLFGTQMVGAIHGRLLTAWAAAGVLGPVLITYLRESQLAAGVERAAAYDMTLYILAGLLVLGFICNMLVRPVADKHFMSDAELAAERALSHDKGADGARSLEWKAAPGSLALVLLAWAVVVVPLAWGVWVTLQKTAVLFH, from the coding sequence ATGACCAGTACCGTCGCGGCGGGGGCCTCGGCCAGTGTGCCAGGCTTCCTGTCGAAGGAGCGCATCATCGCCCGCCCGGGCTTCAACCGCTGGCTGGTTCCGCCAGCTGCCTTGGCCATCCACCTGTGCATTGGTATGGCCTACGGCTTTTCGGTGTTCTGGCTGCCTTTGTCGCAAGCCCTTGGTATTACCGCCCCCGTTGCCTGTGCGGCAGACATGAGCTTCATGGCCCGGATGTTCAGCGCCGAATGCGACTGGCCGATCTCGATGCTGAGCTGGATCTACACCCTGTTCTTTGTCTTCCTCGGTTGCTCGGCGGCAGTATTGGGCGGTTGGCTGGAGCACGCCGGGCCGCGCAAGGCCGGCCTGGTGTCGGCACTGTGCTGGTGCGGTGGCATGCTGATCTCGGCCATTGGTGTAAAAACCCACCAACTGTGGCTGATGTGGCTGGGCTCCGGCGTAATCGGCGGTATCGGCCTGGGGCTGGGCTATATCTCCCCTGTATCCACGCTGATCAAGTGGTTCCCGGACAAGCGCGGCATGGCCACCGGCATGGCGATCATGGGCTTCGGTGGCGGGGCCATGGTGGGTGCACCGCTGGCCACCGCGCTGATGGGGCATTTTGGCAACGAGCACGAAGTGGGCGTATGGCAAAGCTTCGTCGCCATGGCGGCGATCTACTTCGTGTTCATGACTGCCGGCGCGCTGGCTTACCGCGTGCCGCCGACCGGCTGGAAGCCCGAAGGCTGGACCGCCCCGGCGAAAAAAGCCGGTAACACCATGGTGACCGACCGCCATGTACACGTCAGCGTCGCCTGGAAAACCCCGCAGTTCGCACTGATCTGGCTGGTGCTGTGCCTGAACGTGTCGGCGGGCATCGGCATTCTGGGCATGGCGTCGCCCCTGCTGCAGGAAGTATTCGCCGGCAAATTATTGGGCAACGAACTGACCTTCAGCCAGCTGAATGCGGCCCAGCTGGCCCAAATTGCCGCGATCGCCGCCGGCTTCACCGGCCTGCTGAGCCTGTTCAACATTGGCGGGCGGTTCTTCTGGGCGTCGTTCTCCGACTACATCGGCCGCAAGAACACCTACTTCGCCTTCTTTGCCTTGGGTGTTGGCCTTTACAGCCTGGTGCCGAACATGGGGCACCTGGGTAACGTGGCGCTGTTCGTGGCCGCGTTCTGCATCATCCTGTCGATGTATGGCGGCGGTTTCGCGACCGTGCCCGCGTACCTGGCGGACCTGTTCGGCACACAGATGGTCGGCGCCATTCATGGCCGCCTGCTGACTGCCTGGGCTGCGGCGGGCGTGCTGGGGCCGGTGTTGATCACTTACCTGCGCGAGTCTCAGTTGGCCGCGGGGGTGGAGCGGGCAGCGGCTTACGACATGACCTTGTACATACTCGCTGGCCTGCTGGTGCTGGGCTTTATCTGCAACATGCTGGTGCGCCCGGTGGCCGACAAGCACTTTATGAGCGACGCCGAACTGGCGGCCGAACGCGCGCTGAGCCATGACAAGGGCGCCGATGGGGCGCGGTCGCTGGAGTGGAAGGCGGCGCCGGGGAGCCTGGCGCTGGTGCTGCTGGCCTGGGCGGTGGTGGTCGTGCCGCTGGCCTGGGGGGTGTGGGTTACCTTGCAGAAGACCGCGGTGCTGTTCCATTGA
- the hisB gene encoding imidazoleglycerol-phosphate dehydratase HisB, with amino-acid sequence MVERKASVERNTLETQVKCSINLDGSGKARFDIGVPFLEHMLDQIARHGLIDLDIECKGDLHIDDHHTVEDVGITLGMAFAQAIGDKKGIFRYGHAYVPLDEALSRVVIDFSGRPGLQMHVPYTRASVGGFDVDLFQEFFQGFVNHALVTLHIDNLRGHNTHHQIETVFKAFGRALRMAVTLDERMAGQMPSTKGCL; translated from the coding sequence ATGGTCGAACGTAAGGCTTCCGTCGAGCGCAATACCCTGGAAACCCAGGTCAAGTGCTCGATCAACCTCGATGGCAGCGGCAAGGCCCGATTCGATATCGGTGTGCCTTTCCTTGAACACATGCTGGACCAGATCGCCCGCCATGGGCTGATCGATCTGGATATCGAGTGCAAGGGTGACCTGCATATCGACGATCACCATACCGTCGAGGACGTCGGTATTACCCTGGGCATGGCATTTGCCCAGGCCATCGGTGACAAGAAGGGTATCTTCCGTTACGGGCACGCCTACGTGCCGCTGGACGAAGCGCTGTCGCGCGTGGTCATCGACTTCTCCGGCCGCCCAGGCCTGCAGATGCATGTGCCGTATACCCGTGCCAGCGTTGGCGGCTTTGATGTCGACCTGTTCCAGGAGTTCTTCCAAGGCTTCGTCAACCACGCGCTGGTAACCCTGCACATCGACAACCTGCGTGGCCACAACACCCACCACCAGATCGAAACGGTGTTCAAGGCATTCGGCCGCGCGCTGCGCATGGCTGTCACCCTCGATGAGCGCATGGCCGGGCAGATGCCGTCGACCAAAGGATGCCTGTAA